Proteins from one Triticum aestivum cultivar Chinese Spring chromosome 7A, IWGSC CS RefSeq v2.1, whole genome shotgun sequence genomic window:
- the LOC123149686 gene encoding aspartyl protease family protein 1, whose translation MARSTCLSLVTVAMAVAVVAELAAAGEASSGIGFDLHHRSSPVVRRWAEARGHAWWAEAEGTPEYYAALSRHDRAHLARRGLAEGDAKGLLNFASGNLTFRLEGSLHYAEVAVGTPNATFLVALDTGSDLFWVPCDCKQCAPIANASELRGGPELRPYSPGKSSTSKAVTCEHALCERPNACAANNSTSCPYTVRYVSANTSSSGVLVEDVLHLSREEAGGASSTAVKAPVVLGCGQVQTGAFLDGAAVDGLLGLGMDKVSVPSVLAAAGLVASDSFSMCFSPDGLGRINFGDAGRRGQAETPFTVRNTHPTYNISVAAMTVEGKELAAEFAAVVDSGTSFTYLNDPAYTELATSFDSQVREKRANLSASIPFEYCYQLARGQTELFVPEVSLTTRGGAVFPVTRPFVLIAGETSDGQMVAVGYCLAVLKNDITIDIIGQNFMTGLKVVFDRERSVLGWHEFDCYKDVETEGHGGSPGAAPGPSPTTRIKPRQSETTPYPGAVPVTPRQAGSGGSRLSFSLALLLPLLAYAAAVV comes from the exons ATGGCCCGCTCCACCTGTCTGTCGCTCGTCACCGTCGCCATGGCCGTGGCCGTGGTCGCGGAGCTCGCTGCTGCCGGCGAGGCGTCTTCCGGGATCGGGTTCGACCTGCACCACCGGTCCTCGCCCGTGGTGAGGCGGTGGGCGGAGGCGCGCGGCCACGCGTGGTGGGCCGAGGCCGAGGGCACGCCGGAGTACTACGCCGCGCTGTCCCGCCACGACCgcgcccacctcgcccgccgcgggCTGGCCGAGGGCGACGCGAAGGGGCTGCTCAACTTCGCCAGCGGCAACCTCACATTCCGGCTGGAGGGGTCGCTGCACTACGCGGAGGTGGCCGTGGGCACGCCCAACGCGACGTTCCTGGTGGCGCTGGACACCGGCAGCGACCTCTTCTGGGTGCCCTGCGACTGCAAGCAGTGCGCGCCCATCGCCAACGCCTCGGAGCTGCGCGGCGGGCCGGAGCTCCGCCCGTACAGCCCGGGCAAGTCGTCGACGAGCAAGGCCGTGACCTGCGAGCACGCGCTCTGCGAGCGGCCCAACGCGTGCGCCGCCAACAACAGCACCAGCTGCCCGTACACCGTGAGGTACGTCTCcgccaacacctcctcctccgggGTGCTGGTGGAGGACGTGCTCCACCTCAGCCGGGAGGAGGCCGGGGGCGCGTCTTCGACGGCGGTGAAGGCGCCCGTGGTGCTCGGGTGCGGGCAGGTGCAGACGGGCGCGTTCCTGGACGGCGCCGCCGTGGACGGcctgctggggctcggcatggacAAGGTGTCCGTGCCCAGCGTGCTGGCCGCCGCCGGCCTCGTCGCCTCCGACAGCTTCTCCATGTGCTTCAGCCCCGACGGCCTCGGCCGCATCAACTTCGGCGACGCCGGCCGCCGCGGCCAGGCCGAGACGCCCTTCACCGTCCGGAACACGCA CCCGACGTACAACATCAGCGTGGCGGCGATGACCGTGGAGGGGAAGGAGCTGGCGGCGGAGTTCGCCGCCGTCGTCGACTCCGGCACGTCCTTCACGTACCTCAACGACCCGGCGTACACGGAGCTGGCCACCAGCTTCGACTCCCAGGTGCGCGAGAAGAGGGCCAACCTCAGCGCCTCCATCCCGTTCGAGTACTGCTACCAGCTGGCCCGCGGGCAGACGGAGCTGTTCGTGCCGGAGGTGAGCCTGACCACCAGGGGCGGGGCCGTGTTCCCGGTCACCCGCCCCTTCGTGCTCATCGCCGGCGAGACCAGCGACGGCCAGATGGTCGCCGTCGGATACTGCCTCGCCGTGCTCAAGAACGACATCACCATCGACATCATCGGCC AGAACTTCATGACCGGCCTCAAGGTGGTGTTCGACCGGGAGAGGTCCGTCCTCGGCTGGCACGAGTTCGACT GTTACAAGGACGTGGAGACAGAGGGCCACGGCGGGAGCCCCGGCGCGGCTCCGGGGCCGTCGCCGACGACCCGTATCAAGCCGCGGCAGAGCGAGACGACGCCGTACCCCGGCGCGGTGCCGGTGACGCCGAGGCAGGCCGGCTCAGGCGGCAGCCGCCTCTCCTTCTCCCTGGCGCTGCTGCTTCCCCTGCTGGCTTACGCCGCGGCCGTGGTCTGA
- the LOC123149687 gene encoding putrescine hydroxycinnamoyltransferase 1, with the protein MMKVEVVESTLVAPSEETPRRALWLSNLDLAVPKTHTPLVYYYPAPAPTPDGENLDFFSPERLKAALARALVLFYPLAGRLGREGEGGRLQIDCNGEGALFVVARAPDVAGEDLFGSGYEPSPEIRRMFVPFVPSGDPPCLMAMFQVTFLKCGGVVLGTGIHHVTMDGMGAFHFIQTWTGLARGLALSDACPSLPFHDRTLLRARSPPHPEFDHPVYSPAYLNGAPRPFVTRVYSISPKLLTDLKSRCAPGVSTYGAVTAHLWRCMCVARGLAPGSDTRLRVPANIRHRLRPQLPRQFFGNAIVRDLVSVKVGDVLSQPLGYVADMIRKAVDHVDDAYTRSVIDYLEVESEKGSQAARGQLMPESDLWVVSWLGMPMYDADFGWGAPRFVAPAQMFGSGTAYVTQRGADRDDGIAVLFALEPEYLQCFQDVFYGE; encoded by the exons atgatgaaggtggaggtggtggagtCGACGCTGGTGGCGCCCAGCGAGGAGACGCCGCGGCGGGCGCTGTGGCTCTCCAACCTCGACCTCGCCGTGCCCAAGACGCACACGCCGCTCGTCTACTACTACCCGGCCCCGGCCCCGACGCCCGACGGCGAAAACTTGGACTTCTTCTCGCCGGAGCGGCTCAAGGCAGCGCTGGCCAGGGCGCTGGTGCTCTTCTACCCGCTGGCCGGCCGGCTCGGGCGAGAGGGCGAGGGCGGGCGGCTGCAGATCGACTGCAACGGCGAGGGCGCGCTCTTCGTCGTCGCCAGGGCGCCGGACGTCGCCGGGGAGGACCTCTTCGGCAGCGGCTACGAGCCCTCGCCGGAGATCAGGCGCATGTTCGTGCCCTTCGTGCCCTCTGGCGACCCGCCGTGCCTCATGGCCATGTTCCAG GTGACGTTCCTCAAGTGCGGCGGCGTGGTGCTGGGCACGGGCATCCACCACGTGACCATGGACGGCATGGGCGCGTTCCACTTCATCCAGACATGGACGGGGCTCGCGCGGGGCCTCGCCCTCTCCGACGCTTGCCCGTCGCTGCCATTCCATGACCGGACGCTCCTCCGCGCGCGGTCACCGCCGCACCCCGAATTCGACCATCCCGTGTACTCGCCGGCGTACCTCAACGGCGCCCCACGGCCCTTCGTCACCCGCGTCTACTCCATCTCCCCAAAGCTCCTCACCGACCTCAAGTCCCGGTGCGCGCCCGGCGTGTCCACCTACGGCGCCGTGACGGCGCACCTCTGGCGGTGCATGTGCGTGGCGCGCGGGCTCGCCCCGGGCTCCGACACGCGCCTCCGCGTGCCGGCCAACATCCGGCACCGGCTGCGCCCGCAGCTCCCGCGCCAGTTCTTCGGCAACGCCATCGTGCGCGACCTCGTCAGCGTGAAGGTGGGCGACGTGCTGTCGCAGCCGCTGGGGTACGTGGCGGACATGATCCGGAAGGCGGTGGACCATGTCGACGACGCGTACACGCGGTCGGTGATCGACTACCTGGAGGTGGAGTCGGAGAAGGGCAGCCAGGCGGCGCGCGGGCAGCTGATGCCGGAGTCGGACCTGTGGGTGGTGAGCTGGCTGGGGATGCCCATGTACGACGCCGACTTCGGGTGGGGCGCGCCGCGGTTCGTGGCGCCGGCGCAGATGTTCGGCAGCGGCACGGCGTACGTGACGCAGCGCGGCGCCGACAGGGACGACGGCATCGCCGTGCTGTTCGCGCTGGAGCCCGAGTACctgcagtgcttccaggacgtcttCTACGGGGAGTGA